Within the Miscanthus floridulus cultivar M001 chromosome 2, ASM1932011v1, whole genome shotgun sequence genome, the region ACTTGATTtgtaaatgttattatttttaaTGTGTGGTACCTATTTCTAGAGACATGCTAAGCTGTGAACCGTCTCTATATTGATATTCATTTATATAAACAGTTGGAGTTCCTAGCCGCCCGTAGAAATGCCTCAATTGGCTGCTGACAACCCAAACCCCCTCTAAGAGTAGCATTTTAAGAGGCAGTTTGACCCGCAGTCCGCTTCTAAATATAGAGAGCGTTTTTAGAGACGCCTAGAAAGCCAGTCGTCTCTAAAAAGCAATTTTCTAGGGACGAACCTCCCCAAAAACTATTTTGAAGGCATGAACAAAGTAATGCTGCTAAAAATCGTTTCTATAGTAGAATGTGATTCTATAGGAAAGAGGCAGGTTTGTGATCTTGCAGTGCCAGAGCTAGAGCATTTGCCCCACACAGCTGGTTTATATTTATATAATTACTATCACTGACAATATATTTTTTATAGTTCATATGTATATAGTTTAGCATACTTATTATCTTTCAAATGTCTAATTAAATAACTTGTTTTCCGTTAAATTAATATTTGAATGCAAATCCATTTTTTGTTACCTGATTCGTATTAGTAACCGAAGATATTTACTAGATCCGAATCTGTATTCGATAAAAGATATATATTCTAAAGTGTAAGTTCCTTTTTTTTCTAAATACACAGCTTTGACTGTATTGTACCTAAATATACACACTATAATACCATATATCTATATTAAAAAACAAAACGATGTACAATTTAGAATAAAGTAGGAAATAGTAATATTCATATATGATTAGATGAGTATCCCAAGTCCATTTTCACACCAACCAGTTCGATGTGGAAGCACGACGTACGTGTACGTGGCAACCGCCGAACCACCCCCGCCTCGCGCGCGATTGCTGGCAAATGGCATGGCAATTTGGGTGTCCCAACCTCACCGCCTCATGCCTCAGGCACGACGTCACGTCGTCCACTTGCGCCGGGCGCCGTCAACCGGCTGGGCGGGTGGTTGTGCTCCCACCTCGTTGCCTGCCACAGCTTTCACGTGTTTTTCGTGCCGACGACCCGCCCACACTCCTCGGCTAGTACGTTTCTTCCTTCCTAGTTCTAGCTATAAAAACAAGACCTCTCAGCGAACCCACCGAAACCCAACCAACTAACCAACAAGGTCCAAGGCAAAACAAAGTTTCCATCAATCCTCCTCCTCCGTTatcgagagcagcagcagcagccagcaggtcaTCGCCTGCAATGTCGGCGGCGAAAGCGGCAGCACCTTCGTCAGGAGACACAGGAAACAACACAGCTGCGACGACGACGACCAGCCGGTTCGCGGCGGCGTGCGGCGCGCTGAGCCAGTACGTCAGGGCGGCGGAGGCCAAGAGGACGCGCGCGCGGCCGCCGGTGGTGCGGCCCCTGCCCCTCATGCCGGGCGCTGACGTCGAGGACCAGCAGGAGGAGCCGGCAGAAACGGCGGCGGCGCAGCTGACCATCGTGTACGGCGGGCGGGCGCTGGTGCTCGACGATGTCACGGCGGACAAGGCGGCGGACCTGCTGCGGTTcgccgtggcggcggcgcggggaggcAGAGGCACGGAGCAGGCGCTCTCCTGCTCCTCGGTCGCCGACCTACCCGTGGCCAGGAAGGCGTCGTTGCAGCGGTTCATGGAGAAGCGCAAGGGCAGGGTCGCCGCCCGCGCGGAGCCGTACCGCCGGCCCAGTGACCAACGCGACCATCTAACTAGCTAGAGGATGCTGTGCTGAAGAAGCTGAACTCAGCCGGTGGGGATCTCCGTAGATGTAGACTCTGTATGTTGCTTAGTAGCCAGAACATATATACTCTATTCGTTATTACTAGACATATATAGTTATAGGTGGATTGTTGTTTTGAATTATAAACAGAAAAAGTGTAGAGATGAAAAGACTTGGTTTCTCGTTCCGGTTCCGGCAGATCGGCTGGTTCGGTTCCTACCTCCTTATCGAATTGAAATTTTAAATTAAAACATGTGTTCGTAGTTTTCTCTATTTGTCCGGTGAGTGTGCATACATGTAATGTATGTTTATGTGCGTCTCTGATTCGGGAAAAAGCCGAGACATTTGATTTTACAAAGTCCTACCGTTGACAAGGCGTATACGACTATACGTTGTTTACAGAAAAATAAAGCATCATGATCGAGTTATATAATTCTACTCTACTCCGTATATGAAAGAACACATGGAACAAAATTAAATTAAGGACTGCGAAGCATAGCATGCATGGCTTCTTCTCAACCTTTATTTGCAACCACCTAGCAGGCGCTACAAAACATACGACGAGCTGAGATCATCTAGAGCAGGTCCACGAAGATCTCCTCCATCAGCCTCTGGTCCCTGAAAGCGAAAGGGTCGTGAGGACAGCCCAAAAGCAGACAGCAGGGACCCAATTTTGACACGTTTTAATGTTTCGCGCCACATGCCTCCAGCAATTTCTTCATATTTTCCAATTCCCCAGCGTTCCCACCACTAGTACTCGATCTACTGTTACTTGCGAGAGAAGGCCCGGTCACGAACCTGCGTGTGGCTTGCTTCTGTCCACGACGCATGCTTTGGGGACCAACTCCACTTTGCCTCGTCTGCCTTGCTCAGATCGTCCGGCTTCCTCGCGACGTGCCCAGCACTACTTAGACGAGTGTTTTCTTATAACCACAGACGCAGAGCACGGATTGCGTCCCAGTTTGCACAGGGCAGCAGAGACACCAGGGCACAAGTCTGGTTTAGAGCAACTTCAAGAAAGTCTCTATATCTTGCAtcagtggcggatccagaaacTGACAAAGGGGGCTAAATAATAAAAGGCTAGAAATCATACTGGCCATAGAAAGCGCTTCAAAAAAAATTCATTGTAGTCTATTATTATGCCGTATACAATATGAACTATTGCAAAGTGAAATTGCTGGAAAACTGAATCACTAATACCTCAGTACAGTACCTCACTAAGGAGTAAGGagataggagagagagagagccagagAGGAGCTGGCCCCTGCCCGCTGGGCCTCAGTGGCTGCAGGTTGGGGCGCTGGGCCAAAGGAGGAGCCATGGAGGCCGGACTCTGGAGGGCTAAGGCGGGGGCGCGCCGATGTGGGGGCAGGTGGGCAGCTGCCCGGCGGAGGGCGCCAGACAGAGCAGGGAAGCCGGCCGCAGAGTGACAGGGGTGCAGGGCTCACAGGGCGACTCACAGTCGCGAGCGGCGGGGGCTAAAGCTAGGTTACTAGAGTTTTTGGGCTGGGCTCTGAATACCTGGTCCCTGTTAATTCGGTCCAAGGGcggcagccccccccccccccccaccccccacccccaatGCGTTTGCCCTTGTCTCGCACTACCTGGTTTGAAGACTTTGAGAAAGAATGGTCCAACAGCTTCTCTAACCGGAATTCTATTGTACCTCTAGTTGTGTATATCCTGCAGTTTTCGGTCGCCAGAGAAAGCGAGGTTGCGATATCAGCCTGGTCCTCCGCGATTCACATGCTCCGCTCAGCGTTCTCGCGCACGTGGACTCTTCCCACGTGCTGCTCGACTTCCTGTACTACACCTCCCCAATCACCTCAACCATGGAACTATCATCCAAATCCACATTGGGTTGCCTCCCTTCCCTCTACAAAGCCAATGAAGTTTTGGTCATGTCGGGGATCCACAGGCCTAGCCTCGTAGACCAAGGCTAGTAATTGGTATCTCCTCGTTCCTCTATATGGCCAGCTCAAGGCTCAAGCCGCAGCACTCAAAGGGCCACCAGGGAGCAGCACGACCATGAGGTCATAGATGGCCACAGGGGCGGAGACAATGGACCAACTAGAGGATTGAAGGGGATTAAGAGGGAAATTAGTTCATTTCCCCTCCCAATCATCATGGGGATTGGTGGTATTCAaagaagtcataaggttgcatATTATATACTAGGAATCCTCAATCAATATAGTAAATTTATATATTATAGACAAAAAAAGTCTCTCATAGGTGTCCTTGTTTGCATGGAGGATGGTCAAAGGCGATGGACGACCATGAGGAGGGTCAGCCGACCCTTCCCCTGCCATGTGGGGCACCCTCCTTTGGAGGGGAGCCTCGTCCACCTTTCATGGGATGTTTTCCACCGTGCTTGGTCACTTGGTGTTGTGAGAAGTTGCTTTGGTGGGCCCTTTAATCCATGTGAGATGCATGTGTGTCGTCCAAAGAAAACACACATTGCATCCAATGATTGAGGACACTTGAGAGTGTGTTTCTTCACTTCTGGCAGGGTTGGGGGTAGTGGGGCCCATATGGGTGGTCGGCTGACACCCTAGGGCGGCCCCATTTTCTCCAAATAGCTAAGtctttgttgacaccgttttttgcatgtgtcaaaatgatcagagtgggctaatcggcaggaggaaagttactgtatacgctgacagccgatgagaatcagcttgtaaagatggttgccgatgaatggtggtgatcgatggaaaggttgatttagactcgggcgttgccgataaggttggagatgttattgtcgatgccgatgaaggaaggcttgaagactactgctgatgaaacaggaagtatgccgatggaaaggaggtcggtgagatttccatcgtaattgaggcagacagggaaatagataggagttgatttccttttctatatttgttagagtatgattcatgtaagagtcacgtgtttccttagatatggacttggtgtcctagttgtatttggttatgtctctttagatcagggtataaatatagattgaggggcaatgtaataaaaaatcaatcaatatcaaaactaatttttactcctatttgcatctacttacttttcggcgacttcatcaatttgcatatttttcctttttacgagttctcattgattcgacgagttgcatagcttcagtgcgaccttcggcgattctcgagttccgtgtgagtacctcttggccgtgacttccgggcgtatcgctgttgtcaggaccaaagtgctcgtatcttcatccttgtcgattaacaggtcaaatcgactggcacgctttagatatcgattcgggtattagccctttgtgtttgcagatccacttttgcatcaacacatcttttggcacgcccggtgggaccaatcaatccgatcaatatgttcaattccgagatcgattcagggaacattatcgcagtatcagaagaagatcttaaggaagagcagaggcaggctatggaaaaggctatagaagaatacaggcaactttgtctgaaatcgtttagcctgaacaagagtggacaagtcatccagaagcaagatttgccgttgcctcggcatgttacctttgactccaatcctagtaaacttcaagagatggttaattctacagtaaatcatgctttgattaatcattccaatgtgctgtccaatactgttcataatgctgtggttcgaactctcgaagaaggacaagcgtcaccgcattacgttgggcctgcctatcaccaaccagagccggcatctgtcaatactccatcggctccctcggccgttgtgggtacagaagttacttctcctccagtatcggcagacttacctaatattcaatctacaccgatacgatcagatccggtactaccaggaggacgagttcagcttaatacagatctatcggcatcagccaTGTTAGGCCctatgtctcagaatagccagattcccgctaattggtggggatatggtatgcctccagagtcatctgctttcaatcctgggttacctcaagtgtttgatgcagtaggaaaagctcctataccatcggctgtttcgccgatggctcaagtgcctcaatatgccacagcaactactgtgcaaccaactccaggaggtttccagatgcctttggttcaaatacccaattcaagtccatcggcaagcttactgccgatgcagcagaaagcccctgctatgagtcaaactggggttcagttcatgcctcaagctggttataattatccaacaatgttagcaaattaccagccattggtaagttttgtaccgatgagttctaataatggttggtcaggatagttacctgttcaacatacagttcagcaaaatcagtaggttgcagggattcaacaaggtcatatgcaaactagtttccagaatcaagcatcggtagctcagccgatgaatcctttccaacaagcTAATAGACCACAAGTAatagcaaatatgccgattgctggagatcgtgggccacaaagatatgtggagggatatcagcaggcacctcctgtagaaattcagccagttcgtcagtaggaggctgatgctttttgggccgataagatagcagaaattatgaaggatcagtttgggataaagcccaaggtcaatacttattcttatcggactccataccctcctgcatatgatttaattcctctcccaaatcggtacaaggtaccagatttcactaaattctctgggcaagatgatacatcaacaatggaacacgtcaatcgcttcattattcaatgtggagaggcagctagcagagatgaattaagagtttgattattttcatcatctttgtctagatcggcatttacatggtccatttcattaccaccaaattctattattacttgggttgatctagaaaaacaatttcataagtatttctttgctagaatccatgaaaagaagcttaccgatttagtaaaattgagacagcgtaatgatgaatcggtagaaagctttgtgcaaaggctacgagatgtaaaaaataagtgctacagtctggtgctggatgatcggtagcttgccgatctggctttccaagggttattgccatatcttaaagacagatatgcttctcaagagtttgaaagcctcagtcatcttgtgcaaaggatctctgatcaagatactagagtttttgaacctaaaaagaattggagtaaaaaatatcatttgttgaagaagtaggagattctgattctgatgaagaaccagttatcggcttagctgagtgggttaagaataaaaagccgatatcttgtccctttggtcagaaagaaccagaaaagtttacctttgatatcaccaaggccgacaagatattcgatcttctgcttcaagaaggccaaattaagctgtcacctaatcatgtgatcccatcggcagaagagttgaagaagatcttgtactgcaaatggcacaatgcaacttcacacagtacaaatgagtgcaaggtgttcaggcaacagttacaattggctattgaatctgggagaattaagtttggtacttccaaggcccagaagctgatgaaaattgatcaacacccttttccagcaaatatgttggaggccaaagggaagactaaggtattgacgtcagaggctgctgagaaaaacacatcagtggatccccaacaccggataactaccgatgatacaaaaagtaagggtttgctgggagaaagcagtagttccaaaaaccctcctcaaCCTGGCATTGTggttacccatcgaaggcagcaggagggttggcgtcagcgtaaggaccgatatcaacaacagcaagaagagagacatcgggaagaatggtatcggcataaaaatcattggaggtgcccgtttttcatccattactgggaagaaggtattaaattgccaactgttgaaaattgccctgagtgcaatggttattatggggtcaatcagtCATAAAGGAGGttgcaacctggcaatcagggtttatttatcaatgagccgatcagaggcagagcatcaatgcatgatcggctaggggcagacttagtgtacatgaaaggcttggtaaacgcgctggatattttccaaggaatcaagaggagcttgaggagatggcaaacacaagagttcccgatgaagaaatattctacagggaccctaatatacgccatgtaaaatcaactgggacctgttatcagtcggtttggaagaccaagtttccttgatggtgcccggagggtctgacaaagacacagaaaagaaggatgcaacgtgagcatcaagaggatttataccgagaggaaaattcctccaatgagaggtccggtcatcggcagtggtaggtaaaacataaaaataagggtccatcggcagatgttaatatggtattcatgttgccgatggagtttttggcactatctgataatgaggaagaagttgttctctttgatcaagtagctcagttgacactagatccaatgatggctgtttttgagaaacctactgatgacgagagacagcatcttaaggctttgtttgtgaaaggcagagttgatgggcaacctgtatctaagatacttatcgacggaggggctgcgattaatattatgccttatgtgatgtatcggaaacttggtaagggagatcaagacttggccaaaaccgatatgatgctaaaggattttgaaggcaatgtgtcaccgactaaaggggcagtatgcgttgaattgactatcggcagcaaaaccttgccgacgacgttctttgttattaatggcaagggtgcatataatctgcttctagggagggattggatttgtgctaattgttgtgttccttctacaatgcatcaatgcctcgtacagtggattggggataagattgagtttgtccctggtgattcttcttatatcattgcatcggtagaatcagatacttatgagcgaactaaatgcatatcaggagaagtttgggaaaaaagaattccttagagtggctgattatgaaattccaccgatccaagcagtcggttccgaagaagagttttaatggataggtttgccgatgatggaaaattaggtcaagggttcacattggcagatgatttagtagaagtagatattggtgatggcgataggccaaggcctacttttattagtgctaagttagattccaagtgtaagcagcaaataactaatttgttaaaagagtataaagattgttttgcttgggattatactgagatgcctggattagaccgatcgatagttgaacatcggttacctatcaaatctggatttcggccacatcagcagccagcgcgccgatgcaatcctaatatacttcctgacattaaggccgaaataactaaattaattgaggcgaagtttattcggcagtgtcgatatgcagagtggatctctaatgtggttcctgtttataagaaaaatggaaaacttcgtgtttgtattgatttcaggaatcttaacaaagccacaccgatggatggctatccaatgccgattgctgatttgttgattgatgctacaGCCGGACataaaattatcagcttcatggatggtaatgtaggttacaatcaaatattcatggctgaagaagatattcccaagactacttttagatgtccaggtcatgtagggttgtttgagtggatagtcatggcgtttggtttgaaaattgccggtgctacttatcaaagagctatgaactttatttttcatgaatacatcggcacattagtggagatctacattgatgatgtagtgattaagtctggagatatcacaaatcatctagccgatctacgaaagatactggagtgcacaaggaagcatggattgaagatgaatcctaataaatatgcatttggtgtatcagcaggtcaattcttggattttatggtgcatcagcggggcatcgaaatcagtagaagGTCTATTGATgcgattaacaaggtggttgctcctgccaataaaaccgaattctaatctttgatcggtaagattaattttattagaagattcatatctaatctgtcgggtaagatcaaggttttcagtccattacttaaattgaaagccaatcaggaatttgtatggggagctgagcagcagttagccctagatgaaattaagaaatatttaacaaatcctccagtgctagttccacctcaacacgggaaacctttcaggttgtatttgtcaactgatgataccgttgtcggttcagctcttattcaagaatttgaaggaaaagaacgtgttatttattatttgagcggaagattagtggatgttgagacaaggtattcggccatcgaaaaattatgtctgtgtttatacttttcttgtgtcaaattaagacattatttgttatctgccgaatgtacggtcatatgcaaagacgacgtagtcaagtatatgctgtcgatgccgatattaagtggtagaatcggcaagtggattttagcattatcagaatttgaactacgttatgaatcgactaaggcagttaagggacaggttatggctgattttgtcacttagcattgtaatacagtggactctctggaggttgctccttggacacttttcttcgatgggtccatatgtggtgaaggagcaggtatcggcattgtgttgatttcacctcaaggaaggaagtatgagttttcattgccgattgttgctacatcgacaaaacaatcaggctgaataccaagccttgataaaagggttagaattgctgaaggagatacgtgctgatgctgttgaaatctttggtgattctatgctagttataaatcaattggctgggatttatgaatgccaaagtaaagttttaatttcgtattatgaaagatgtttgcaattgttgaaagggtttagagattttcgtcttgaacatatttctcgactgcataatgaagaggctaatcgactagctcagcatgcttcagggtatcagcctattcaggaagtgctaacatcggcggtcgatactgatgactggagaaaggagattgtcgattatttaaaggatccatataaaaaggttgaaagacatataaggttccaagctaccaagtatgtgctcctcgatgatgaattatattatcgaactatagatggagttttactcagatgtgttagcagtgatgaatcgaaaagcttgatgggtgaaattcatgaaggagtgtgtggagcgcatcaatcggctttcaagatgaagtggatgatcagaaggaatggatactattggccgactattcttgaagattgttttaagtattttaaaggatgtcaggggtgtcaaaagtttggtaatgttcaaagagcgcctgcatcggctatgaaccctataattaaaccttggccgtttcggggatgggctatcgatctcatcggtcagatttatctgccatcgagcaaaggacataaatttattctggttgctaccgattatttcacaaaatgggttgaggcgattcctttaaaaaaggtgacatcggctaatatgatcgattttgtgaaagagcatattgtttaccgatttggtattcttcaaactatcactaccgatcagggtactatgtttacatcgggagaatttgatgagtttgctgcaggtatgggaattaaagttttaaattcttctccatattatgctcaagctaatggtcaggctgaggcttctaacaaagggatcatcaaactcattaagcgcaaaattgaagaaaatcctaagaggtggcatacagtattaaatgaagccttgtggtcatatcggatgtcatatcatggtgcaaccaaagtaacgccttatcagttagtatatggacacgacgcagtattaccttgggaaattaaaattggctctaggcgaatacgttctcaaaatcagctgacagccgatgattatgatactcttatgaaggatgagttggaagatgtggcgggtcatcggttaagggctttagttagcatcgaagaaaataagaaaagagtagccagatggtatgacaagaaggtgaagctaaaggagtttgccgatggagatctggtctggaaattgattttaccgattggaactaaaagttcaaagtttggaaagtggtctcctaattgggaaggtccatatcggataaatcagtctgttcctggtaacgcatatattctagaaaccctcgaaggggttgtgtttcccaaagcattaaatggaaaatatttaaagaaatattaccctagtatctggatggatgcataaaagtataagtgccgataacagtcctatcggctagaattatacaaggatgtcaatgtctcataaagtgccgatgcaatagacaagatttacaagtttaacaaggattggatagccaatatcgcacgcaggcaaatctggtcggcttccttcatttctttgatgtcttcatcggcagcatcctccacaggcttgagttttttcttcatggccaaggctttgcgagcctggatgtctctttcttgctgaagggccttgatggaattgggtagctggctttcttcttgttgggcatgagttaaggctgcctcaacttctttcaattcagccaatagagtcatcttctttgccgataagtCTAAGATTTTCTACTTAAGTTTAGCGCCCGAAgtttgcaagttgccgatgcccttgtgcttctcatcggcaatctgtttcaattgtagcatctcttctttgagttgagcctgcgctgctctatcggcaatgcgttgagcagcctgttgatattgcagttgacggctttctaaatgggctgctgggaagagtacttcttcaacatcggaagggacctggccacggattgttttgaaaattgcctttgcggggtccgagtcatctaccagttgggcggtatcctgctataacaagttcaggagagcttccaacttggacttaatttctgccgatattgttcccagtgcaagggaagaacttgtttcctctccatcatcatcagaaacgtcaatggcaaaggaaaataggctgtttggggagtcttgttcctgaggaaaagaaa harbors:
- the LOC136539160 gene encoding protein TIFY 11e-like, with the translated sequence MSAAKAAAPSSGDTGNNTAATTTTSRFAAACGALSQYVRAAEAKRTRARPPVVRPLPLMPGADVEDQQEEPAETAAAQLTIVYGGRALVLDDVTADKAADLLRFAVAAARGGRGTEQALSCSSVADLPVARKASLQRFMEKRKGRVAARAEPYRRPSDQRDHLTS